The Pungitius pungitius chromosome 21, fPunPun2.1, whole genome shotgun sequence genome includes the window AGTGAAGGAAATCAAGAAGAAACTGAGACTGGAGAAGAGGGGGCTGCCGTGGAGCGGGCCCTCCACCTCGGGCAGAGGCACCCTGACAAACACGGCCTCCGCCTCCACGCAGGTCCCGGCAAtgtccccccccgccgccccagAAACAGCCTCAGGTCCCGCCCCCGCCCCGGTCCCCGATCCCCAGGCCTCCAGTCCAGAGTAAGCGCCTCCGCGGAAGGGCGTCCGACAGTGCTGGGTACCATCGGACCCAGCATGGATGCAATaaagtcttttttgttttgtttttttcaagaaaaagaaatcaaaaataTGCCATCTCTGTAATCTAGTCTGTATGAGTGTGTCGCTGGCTGGTGGAAAATGTCGGAACTACCTCAATAtgaaaactgctgctgctgctgctgctgctgcttcatagatgttctaaagaaaagaaattgcttttcagctgcaaaaaaaaaaaatctggggTCCTGCTTTTTTAGAGAACAAAAGATGGCTGTGATAAGAAACCAGGGCTATTTTCAACAATGCTCTGTACACTTGAAACTAGGGGTCCCGTGGTCTCGAACACGTCCTTGGTTTCTACTATGGCCGCCTTGTTTCTGGACGAAAATCTGCCGGACGGCACCCGTCTGGAGCCCGGAACCAAGTTCATCAAATACTGGAAGATGAGGAACTCAGGCAGTATCAGCTGGACCTCAGAGACcaaggtaccccccccctcccacccgccGAGAGGACAGCTCCACGCTCTCTTATGCTGccatcctcccccctccccccccccctgcttcacTTCCACTTTGAGTCCCCACTCAGCTCATTGCCTACTTCTCCTCCTCTAACACCAGCTAAGATGCCTTACGCAGCAACTTAATGCCGTTTAGTAGTTCAGTTGTGTTTGGGGTTTTCACGTCTTTGTCGtcgttttaaatgtgtgtgtgtgtgtgattgtgtgcgtgcgtgctgaGCGATTTAAATACTATCCTGCACGCCCCCAGTCTATTTTCCACGTGTGTATTCctactttttgtgttttttttgtgtgtgtgtgtgtgtgtgtgtgtgtgtgtgcgcgcgcgcgcatgtACGTGCACCCAGCTAGTGTTCATGTGGGGGAACCTCGGCCTGGCGTCGGGGGACAGGAGAGAGGTGCCGGTCCCGTCGCTGCTGCCGGGACAAGTGGGCGTGGTCAGCGTGGCCTTCGCCGCCCCCGTGACGGAGGGGACGTACACCTCCCACTGGCGGCTGGCGCACTGCGGCTGTCAGTTCGGGCCGCGCGTCTGGTGCAGCATCGTGgtggacggcggcggcggcgaggcgcTCGGGCATCAGAGCGAACGACTGGCAAGTCTGAAACCCAATGACACCCGGCGACACCGGGCCTCATTAGCGCGCGTCTGTTGTTGCTGCCGCGCCGACTCGGGCTCTGAAGCCAAGTACGGGCCGCTCGCTTTACGCCACGTTCATACTTCCACGCCGCTGCGTTTCATTTACTCACTTTGTCACGAAGAACAACGCTCGGAGGGAGGCCGTTTCTCCGTCGACCCGCCGATGCGCAATGTCAAATCAGCTCCTTTGTCCCTCGCTATAACGCTATAAAGGTTCATGAGACTTGAACTGGGTTTATTTAGCAGTGGTGGAAAGTTACCACGGACATTTACACGAGTAGCTAAGCAGAAATTGGAGGTATGTACTACTTTACTTGATCTTTTCCCTTtcatttaacgttttttttctttacttggcAGAATAATATTCAACTTAATCACATATAAATGCAGAGACACATTGACTGTTGTGTTGGCTGTATATAGACAAAGCTCATTTCTCAGTTTGAAGTAATCATTTAAAACACATCTGACTATTTAAACATACAAATGAAAGTGAGAAGACAAAGTATTTGTATGGTTGACTCCAGTATGCAATTAAAAACTAGCTGAGGAAAGACTTAAATAATCCTAAATGTGCTTTAAACTGGGAGGGAGGATTGTGAATGTTACTTACAGACGTTCCAGatgagttgtgtttttcttctcaatCATCTCACAAATCCCTTCAGATTTATCTGTTGACCCTTTAAAATCTCCTGACCCCTTGCATTGAAACCAGTGGACAACCAGCCACAGCCGTCAAATTCTGCTGAGGAGACATTTAGTACATGACGAGTCCCTCATCATTTTTATACTTTGAGTACATCATTTCTGCTAATTCCATTTCTTTCTTATTGAATTTAGGCACATTCGTGtgattttaaatatttctattGAAAGCATTTGTGCGCTTTTGTGCGCTTCCTCTTTTACAattactgatttaaaaaaagaaaagactgagAGACCTAGCTAAATATCAAATGTGGATAAGGTAGTATTAGTTAGTCTGTACTTCCTGGTAGCAGTGTAATAAAGAAcatattttatgtatatttgtattttgggTTTGAAGAAATGCTGTGATCCTTAAAAGAGACGCTGCGCTTGTATGTTACCCTTTAAATCGTTACGGTGGAGCTCCTACTCATGATGCCATGCTTGTGTGCGCCTtaaaaggaggatgaggaggaggaggatgaggtggtggtggtgaagaaggagcaggagggcaGGCCCCAGCACAGCGGCCCAGGTCTGCCTGTGGACCTGAACCACGAGGACTACTACTTCCCCTCCGTCGACCTGCTGACCGCACAGGTGCACCCTTTGGAGATGTTTCGGCCCACGTCAATGCTCCTGCTCGTTTGCAAGAAGTGATCAGCGGTCATCCTCCCTGCGTGTCTTCTGTTGTTTTAGGACCTGCTGTCGTTTGAATTGCTGGATATAAATATTGTGCAAGAGTTGGAGAAGGTTCCAAACAACACACCTGAGGGTAAGTACTGCATCATGCTTTCAAACAATGGGAAGGAGTTAAGTTTCTTTAAGAATAAAGATAAGCCCTTTGTGTGTCCACCTCCTTCTGCTTAGACCTGACCCCCTGCATATCCCCTCTGCCCCACGATGCACCCGTTCTGGAGAAGGCCATCATCGCGCGGATGAGAGAGGAAGCCGAGGTCACGGGGGTCAGAAAGCTCTTCGGtgagaccgtgtgtgtgtgtgtgtgtgtgtgtgtgtgtgtgtgtgtgtgtgtgtgtgtgtgtgtgtgtgtgtgtgtgtgtgtgtgtgtgtgtgtgtgtgtgtgtgtgtgtgtgtgtgtgtgtgtgtgtgtgtgtgtgtgtgtgtgtgtgtgccacctcACTGAGAGGAAAAACTCAACCAACcttttgagaggaaaaaaaactataaaaaaaaactagattcAATTTTTCCGTCCCTTATTTTAGTCCGTCAGTGGTGTGCATTCTTGTGGTTGTCCAGGAGTCAGGGCGCGGCAGCAGAGGGCCCccgagggccaagaggaggacCGCGAGGAGGAGATCAGTGGAGCCCAGTTCCTCTGCGAGACGGTCATCCGCTCTCTGGCCCTGGAGGAGGCCCCCGATCACAGACCCCCTCGCAGGGCCCAGCACGGCAGCCACAACAAGCCGCAGGGTGAGGAGCCCgctagacaccccccccccccccagtgcgtGCTGTGTTGTGATGGAAAGGTTGCAGTACcgttttttcctctccatttcCAGTGGTGTCCCGGGGCACCAGCTTCTGCTTTGAGAGAGCCTTCGAGGCCGAGAAGATGGAGACGGTGCAGGAAGGAGGCGAGGAGATCAGCGCCGCCAGACTCCAAAGTTCCGCCCCGCCTCTCAGCCCGGTCACCCAGGAAGAGGAGATGAGGCCAGGTCCACGATTctagtcttttctttttgttctctcgTTGAATACAACGACCcgtatttgatttgattgagtTGCAAATGAAGCTTTGTATCAATGAGTTGAATTCAATGTTCATTTTACTGCTGTTTTTCCCCCTTCAGTTCTTCTGCTGGAACCAGCAAATGAAAACCTGCACGTCAGTTCGGATCATGACATCGAGGCGGAAGAGGTCCTGGTCCTTGAGGACGTGCAGGATATCCccgaggagaaagaggagggtgGAACCAAAGGAGAAGAATGGGAGGAGGTAAAGTTTCAACCCtttctgtactttaaaaaaaaaagggaacatccCAGAGATGAATGTCGGTTCCCTTCCACGATAAGATGGCTGATGTAGTCGTGCTCCTGTAAACGTCTCCTCCTGTGTCTCAGGTCAGCAGCCAGACCTCCTCGGTCTCCTCCTGCGACGATTACATCATCGTCCTCCCGGACTGCTTCGACACCAGCCGGCCTCTGGGCGAGTCCATGTACAGCTCCGCCATGTCGCAGCCCGACGCCGACCTGGACGTGGAAcaggaggacgagggggaggtagaggatgaggagggagaagagaaggaggaggaggaggagggagaagaagaggaggaggaggaggaagaagagtccGCCGCCGAggaggcgccgccgccgcagcagcagcagcaggaggcggcGGTCGAAGCCGAGGACTCCGCCGCCGCGACCTCGTGGCCGCCGCTGGTCCCGCCGAGCCACAGCAGCGTGAACCAGATGCTGTGCGCCTCGCAGACGCTGGACGCCGTGACGCTCACGCCGGAGGTGGTGCCCCCGCCACCGGCGCTGCCCGACCTCCCGCGACCCCCGCCGGCCCTCTACTCGCCCAGGTGAGATCTCCCAAGGGTCCCTGTGCGTGTTGGAAAATGTGTGTATAATCACAAATACTGCTTAGGAAATGACCTGCATTTGGGATTTACTGGATCTCCCTCCTACCACCTGGGTTCATTCTCCTGGTTCACCGTGGTCTTTCAGGTCAGAGGCGCTGTACCTGTCTGAGGACCCCAGTCCTCCAGCCTGTGATCCATATGAGCCACACCAGCCGAGGGTCCACCTAAATGGTGAGGTATAGAAGCAGAGTATCATCAgcggtattattattatgtctttattgtttttgttttcttcaggaAACCCATTTAGCCCTTTCTAgcgagacaggaagtgagataACGTGCAGGATTTCAGGTTCTCCTCCATCAGCGAAATGCTgcgtttctcctctctctcacgtTATGCGCGTTGGTGTTATTTCCCCATTCTCTGCAGTATCATCCGGTCTGTCCAGATCAGCAGGCTCAGCATCCAGTGCCTTTGAGACGTATAACCCCAGGCCCAGCAACGCTCTGCAGCCGAGGTGCATTACAACAAGTGAAATGAACTTTAGTGTCTCTCTTTGTTTCGGTTTGCATAACCAGCGACAAGACACGTCGCGTGTGTGTAATAACGTCTGTGCTTTTGGTTTGAAAACCGAAGACGTCCTGTTGCGTAACTCCCAATGACCACATCCCTGTCTTCATACAAGGGGCCAAGGAGGCATCACGGAGGGACTCGTCAAGGGGGCCCTCTCTGTGGCAGCGTCCGCGTACAAAGCTCTGTTCACTGGACCAAACTGCTCAATACAGGTACATCCTTCTGCAGCTTAGGCTGGACGATTTATGTCATCATAACAACATTCAAATGCATCGTTTGTTTCCATGTATTTACTGTAttatttttggtgtttttgtcagACGCCCTTAGCCTGCAAAGTCATTTCCTGTTGCCACTAGTTCCCTTTAAGACAAGAGATGAAGAAATGCGTCATACGGCCGCTTTTCCAGCCTGACTGGTTTCGTTGAATTGGAAACAAAACACGCAATGACATCGcctctgctccccccctcccccccccccattcccccccccccccacacaccttttCCAGCGCGGCATCGACCCGGCCACCAGGCAGGACCCCTCCCTGATGGCCATGCTGCTTGAGATGGGCTTCAGAGATCAGCGGCTCAACCAGCAGCTGCTGAGGAAGCACGGCTACAGCCTGCTGCACACCGTCAACGAGCTGGTGCAGATGACCGAGGACGGCCACAACAAAGCGCTCAACGCGctgcactgaggggggggggtggtcggaaaggggggggggggcttctgggaaGAGATTTGAGCATTATCTAAAGAGAACAtttacgtaaaaaaaaaaaaaaaaaaacctccgcaTCTCTCACCCTTACCTGTATTtagctttatttttaatgacatGAAGGAGAGACAAAGAATTTAccaaagggggggagggaggggggggggctgctttgtTTGGACCAAGAGTATAAAAAGGAATAATTaacaaacattacaaaaaaagtGTAGAGAAAAGAACGGACGAATGGCTtctcctgccttttttttttttttaaattagcttTAACATTTTGACACaaatgaaccacacacacacacacacacacgtaaagtAGTGTGAATAGCGGTCGAACCTGTGCCAGGACGCGTGTGTACCTGCTACAGGTGTGTGCGTCTCGGCTCTTCACCTTCGTGTTCGCGCGGCTTCCCCTCGgcgctgatttaaaaaaaataaaataaataaaacatctaaatATTCTTCTGACAGGGCTTCGCTAGATTCTTCTCACAAATAGAgcaatgaaatattaatattgttgaatgtcatggtaaaaaaaaaaaaaagaagagagaaacgtTCCTCGCCGCTCGAGGGGTCGGCGGCGAGGACAAACTAATATTTTTCGATTTATCGTAGTGAAATCTACCAAAACAATGCAATCTTTTCCTGTATCACAGTACTGTTACTTTAGACGTTGACGTGTGGAATGTATACAGACTCTcgcgggggggcgggcgggggggggcggggggtgtttTCTACTGCTTTCTAGGAGGCCCCTGcatgacaggtggaggctttagAGGTG containing:
- the nbr1a gene encoding NBR1 autophagy cargo receptor a isoform X3; its protein translation is MGLPVTIKVNFRGNVKRFLAQDLDKLEWESVEAWIKASFGINHFQVKYFDEDNEEICINSQDEYEEAIKSAEKQGNQLHMNVYKMKGQACGGPPKTEVKELKGDLRPAPPYPSRVKTVDKGTQVTPEREAVTVKDNKGNKPEDEPPPMWFRSYMDKFKDEVVKEVVERMCSDFSGQCCTHKSADGPLEASAASSAPAGPRPGPSTSTGSLGYTPNCSSCNKLTSEGAYKCSVCPSCILCEMCRHSHDPSHNLVRTKTPLSIPEHGMSGELRFPRRGDRTVRKAERQRLKAERRQLRAEVKEIKKKLRLEKRGLPWSGPSTSGRGTLTNTASASTQVPAMSPPAAPETASGPAPAPVPDPQASSPEGPVVSNTSLVSTMAALFLDENLPDGTRLEPGTKFIKYWKMRNSGSISWTSETKLVFMWGNLGLASGDRREVPVPSLLPGQVGVVSVAFAAPVTEGTYTSHWRLAHCGCQFGPRVWCSIVVDGGGGEALGHQSERLEDEEEEDEVVVVKKEQEGRPQHSGPGLPVDLNHEDYYFPSVDLLTAQDLLSFELLDINIVQELEKVPNNTPEDLTPCISPLPHDAPVLEKAIIARMREEAEVTGVRKLFGVRARQQRAPEGQEEDREEEISGAQFLCETVIRSLALEEAPDHRPPRRAQHGSHNKPQVVSRGTSFCFERAFEAEKMETVQEGGEEISAARLQSSAPPLSPVTQEEEMRPVLLLEPANENLHVSSDHDIEAEEVLVLEDVQDIPEEKEEGGTKGEEWEEVSSQTSSVSSCDDYIIVLPDCFDTSRPLGESMYSSAMSQPDADLDVEQEDEGEVEDEEGEEKEEEEEGEEEEEEEEEESAAEEAPPPQQQQQEAAVEAEDSAAATSWPPLVPPSHSSVNQMLCASQTLDAVTLTPEVVPPPPALPDLPRPPPALYSPRSEALYLSEDPSPPACDPYEPHQPRVHLNVSSGLSRSAGSASSAFETYNPRPSNALQPRRHHGGTRQGGPLCGSVRVQSSVHWTKLLNTARHRPGHQAGPLPDGHAA
- the nbr1a gene encoding NBR1 autophagy cargo receptor a isoform X2; this encodes MGLPVTIKVNFRGNVKRFLAQDLDKLEWESVEAWIKASFGINHFQVKYFDEDNEEICINSQDEYEEAIKSAEKQGNQLHMNVYKMKGQACGGPPKTEVKELKGDLRPAPPYPSRVKTVDKGTQVTPEREAVTVKDNKGNKPEDEPPPMWFRSYMDKFKDEVVKEVVERMCSDFSGQCCTHKSADGPLEASAASSAPAGPRPGPSTSTGSLGYTPNCSSCNKLTSEGAYKCSVCPSCILCEMCRHSHDPSHNLVRTKTPLSIPEHGMSGELRFPRRGDRTVRKAERQRLKAERRQLRAEVKEIKKKLRLEKRGLPWSGPSTSGRGTLTNTASASTQVPAMSPPAAPETASGPAPAPVPDPQASSPEGPVVSNTSLVSTMAALFLDENLPDGTRLEPGTKFIKYWKMRNSGSISWTSETKLVFMWGNLGLASGDRREVPVPSLLPGQVGVVSVAFAAPVTEGTYTSHWRLAHCGCQFGPRVWCSIVVDGGGGEALGHQSERLEDEEEEDEVVVVKKEQEGRPQHSGPGLPVDLNHEDYYFPSVDLLTAQDLLSFELLDINIVQELEKVPNNTPEDLTPCISPLPHDAPVLEKAIIARMREEAEVTGVRKLFVRARQQRAPEGQEEDREEEISGAQFLCETVIRSLALEEAPDHRPPRRAQHGSHNKPQVVSRGTSFCFERAFEAEKMETVQEGGEEISAARLQSSAPPLSPVTQEEEMRPVLLLEPANENLHVSSDHDIEAEEVLVLEDVQDIPEEKEEGGTKGEEWEEVSSQTSSVSSCDDYIIVLPDCFDTSRPLGESMYSSAMSQPDADLDVEQEDEGEVEDEEGEEKEEEEEGEEEEEEEEEESAAEEAPPPQQQQQEAAVEAEDSAAATSWPPLVPPSHSSVNQMLCASQTLDAVTLTPEVVPPPPALPDLPRPPPALYSPRSEALYLSEDPSPPACDPYEPHQPRVHLNVSSGLSRSAGSASSAFETYNPRPSNALQPRGQGGITEGLVKGALSVAASAYKALFTGPNCSIQRGIDPATRQDPSLMAMLLEMGFRDQRLNQQLLRKHGYSLLHTVNELVQMTEDGHNKALNALH
- the nbr1a gene encoding NBR1 autophagy cargo receptor a isoform X1, which translates into the protein MGLPVTIKVNFRGNVKRFLAQDLDKLEWESVEAWIKASFGINHFQVKYFDEDNEEICINSQDEYEEAIKSAEKQGNQLHMNVYKMKGQACGGPPKTEVKELKGDLRPAPPYPSRVKTVDKGTQVTPEREAVTVKDNKGNKPEDEPPPMWFRSYMDKFKDEVVKEVVERMCSDFSGQCCTHKSADGPLEASAASSAPAGPRPGPSTSTGSLGYTPNCSSCNKLTSEGAYKCSVCPSCILCEMCRHSHDPSHNLVRTKTPLSIPEHGMSGELRFPRRGDRTVRKAERQRLKAERRQLRAEVKEIKKKLRLEKRGLPWSGPSTSGRGTLTNTASASTQVPAMSPPAAPETASGPAPAPVPDPQASSPEGPVVSNTSLVSTMAALFLDENLPDGTRLEPGTKFIKYWKMRNSGSISWTSETKLVFMWGNLGLASGDRREVPVPSLLPGQVGVVSVAFAAPVTEGTYTSHWRLAHCGCQFGPRVWCSIVVDGGGGEALGHQSERLEDEEEEDEVVVVKKEQEGRPQHSGPGLPVDLNHEDYYFPSVDLLTAQDLLSFELLDINIVQELEKVPNNTPEDLTPCISPLPHDAPVLEKAIIARMREEAEVTGVRKLFGVRARQQRAPEGQEEDREEEISGAQFLCETVIRSLALEEAPDHRPPRRAQHGSHNKPQVVSRGTSFCFERAFEAEKMETVQEGGEEISAARLQSSAPPLSPVTQEEEMRPVLLLEPANENLHVSSDHDIEAEEVLVLEDVQDIPEEKEEGGTKGEEWEEVSSQTSSVSSCDDYIIVLPDCFDTSRPLGESMYSSAMSQPDADLDVEQEDEGEVEDEEGEEKEEEEEGEEEEEEEEEESAAEEAPPPQQQQQEAAVEAEDSAAATSWPPLVPPSHSSVNQMLCASQTLDAVTLTPEVVPPPPALPDLPRPPPALYSPRSEALYLSEDPSPPACDPYEPHQPRVHLNVSSGLSRSAGSASSAFETYNPRPSNALQPRGQGGITEGLVKGALSVAASAYKALFTGPNCSIQRGIDPATRQDPSLMAMLLEMGFRDQRLNQQLLRKHGYSLLHTVNELVQMTEDGHNKALNALH
- the nbr1a gene encoding NBR1 autophagy cargo receptor a isoform X4, whose product is MNVYKMKGQACGGPPKTEVKELKGDLRPAPPYPSRVKTVDKGTQVTPEREAVTVKDNKGNKPEDEPPPMWFRSYMDKFKDEVVKEVVERMCSDFSGQCCTHKSADGPLEASAASSAPAGPRPGPSTSTGSLGYTPNCSSCNKLTSEGAYKCSVCPSCILCEMCRHSHDPSHNLVRTKTPLSIPEHGMSGELRFPRRGDRTVRKAERQRLKAERRQLRAEVKEIKKKLRLEKRGLPWSGPSTSGRGTLTNTASASTQVPAMSPPAAPETASGPAPAPVPDPQASSPEGPVVSNTSLVSTMAALFLDENLPDGTRLEPGTKFIKYWKMRNSGSISWTSETKLVFMWGNLGLASGDRREVPVPSLLPGQVGVVSVAFAAPVTEGTYTSHWRLAHCGCQFGPRVWCSIVVDGGGGEALGHQSERLEDEEEEDEVVVVKKEQEGRPQHSGPGLPVDLNHEDYYFPSVDLLTAQDLLSFELLDINIVQELEKVPNNTPEDLTPCISPLPHDAPVLEKAIIARMREEAEVTGVRKLFGVRARQQRAPEGQEEDREEEISGAQFLCETVIRSLALEEAPDHRPPRRAQHGSHNKPQVVSRGTSFCFERAFEAEKMETVQEGGEEISAARLQSSAPPLSPVTQEEEMRPVLLLEPANENLHVSSDHDIEAEEVLVLEDVQDIPEEKEEGGTKGEEWEEVSSQTSSVSSCDDYIIVLPDCFDTSRPLGESMYSSAMSQPDADLDVEQEDEGEVEDEEGEEKEEEEEGEEEEEEEEEESAAEEAPPPQQQQQEAAVEAEDSAAATSWPPLVPPSHSSVNQMLCASQTLDAVTLTPEVVPPPPALPDLPRPPPALYSPRSEALYLSEDPSPPACDPYEPHQPRVHLNVSSGLSRSAGSASSAFETYNPRPSNALQPRGQGGITEGLVKGALSVAASAYKALFTGPNCSIQRGIDPATRQDPSLMAMLLEMGFRDQRLNQQLLRKHGYSLLHTVNELVQMTEDGHNKALNALH
- the nbr1a gene encoding NBR1 autophagy cargo receptor a isoform X5; protein product: MGLPVTIKVNFRGNVKRFLAQDLDKLEWESVEAWIKASFGINHFQVKYFDEDNEEICINSQDEYEEAIKSAEKQGNQLHMNVYKMKGQACGGPPKTEVKELKGDLRPAPPYPSRVKTVDKGTQVTPEREAVTVKDNKGNKPEDEPPPMWFRSYMDKFKDEVVKEVVERMCSDFSGQCCTHKSADGPLEASAASSAPAGPRPGPSTSTGSLGYTPNCSSCNKLTSEGAYKCSVCPSCILCEMCRHSHDPSHNLVRTKTPLSIPEHGMSGELRFPRRGDRTVRKAERQRLKAERRQLRAEVKEIKKKLRLEKRGLPWSGPSTSGRGTLTNTASASTQVPAMSPPAAPETASGPAPAPVPDPQASSPEGPVVSNTSLVSTMAALFLDENLPDGTRLEPGTKFIKYWKMRNSGSISWTSETKLVFMWGNLGLASGDRREVPVPSLLPGQVGVVSVAFAAPVTEGTYTSHWRLAHCGCQFGPRVWCSIVVDGGGGEALGHQSERLEDEEEEDEVVVVKKEQEGRPQHSGPGLPVDLNHEDYYFPSVDLLTAQDLLSFELLDINIVQELEKVPNNTPEDLTPCISPLPHDAPVLEKAIIARMREEAEVTGVRKLFGVRARQQRAPEGQEEDREEEISGAQFLCETVIRSLALEEAPDHRPPRRAQHGSHNKPQVVSRGTSFCFERAFEAEKMETVQEGGEEISAARLQSSAPPLSPVTQEEEMRPVLLLEPANENLHVSSDHDIEAEEVLVLEDVQDIPEEKEEGGTKGEEWEEVSSQTSSVSSCDDYIIVLPDCFDTSRPLGESMYSSAMSQPDADLDVEQEDEGEVEDEEGEEKEEEEEGEEEEEEEEEESAAEEAPPPQQQQQEAAVEAEDSAAATSWPPLVPPSHSSVNQMLCASQTLDAVTLTPEVVPPPPALPDLPRPPPALYSPRSEALYLSEDPSPPACDPYEPHQPRVHLNVSSGLSRSAGSASSAFETYNPRPSNALQPRRPVA